One region of Rhizoctonia solani chromosome 9, complete sequence genomic DNA includes:
- a CDS encoding Retrotransposable element Tf2 protein, giving the protein MLDGTISQTGCIWHQVQLAVLANGHPHIIPFLVCPIGNTPAILGMTWLTMESPLIDWQQGLVTFPEQVQIASNTPAILGMTWLTMESPLIDWQQGLVTFPEQVQIASKEEADPDPLVDLPPQYHEFAKALKQHIDEELATGNICPSTSSAGAPVMQDNLMAKLRHAKIFTKLDLRWGYNNVWIKEGNE; this is encoded by the exons atgctagatggtaccatatctcagactggttgcatttggcaccaggttcaacttgcagtcttggccaatggccatccccacattatccctttccttgtttgccccataggcaacacaccTGCaattctaggcatgacatggctgaCTATGGAATCCCCtcttattgattggcaacagggactggtCACCTTTCCTGAACAGGTACAAATTGcca gcaacacaccTGCaattctaggcatgacatggctgaCTATGGAATCCCCtcttattgattggcaacagggactggtCACCTTTCCTGAACAGGTACAAATTGCCTCCAAAGAGGAAGCAGACCCGGACCCCTTAGTAGACCTACCCCCTCAATATCATGAatttgccaag GCATTGAAGCAgcacattgatgaggaactggCAACGGGCAACATTTGCCCCAGCACCTCATCCGCCGGCgctccagtcat gcaggacaacctcatggccaaactcagGCATGCCAAAATCTTCACCAAATTGGACTTGCGCTGGGGATACAATAATgtttggatcaaggaaggcaatgaatga
- a CDS encoding Retrotransposon-derived protein PEG10, with protein sequence MEPEPSPASPQGYHSPPATVGSLQDQIRAQSQQITKLRAICKETVDLLGDKDQGAPQTKPGPLTGPITPPTQTGGKPTLQQRLGLAQGPFPPFRGTGYDSEEEEDRQAPKREPCNTPKRSLSSLTPFDAGSSVKQPKMELPNPYKGNTRDQFDDEEQMVVWILYHMTDKVANWALPLIGNIIKGEGNPPSTILALTAKFKEAFANPNAKRAAARKIAALTQTSTTSKYFTRGLHWKVKELLSTKDNIPNNDLEAIFAALVKIDNTRWENKENRPKKAPVKPSATVATSTTTTRSPIQGPQLCHPRRKGPPPRIRAMCQVQTEGTRDQAVPQWLESHNQEAAKIGEVVELEKE encoded by the exons atggaaccagagccgtcccctgcctctcctcaaggctatcacagccctccagccacagttgggtccctacaggaccaaatccgcgcccagagccaacaaatcaccaagcttagggccatatgcaaggaaacagtggacctccttggggataaggatcaaggagccccccaaaccaagcctggcccattgactgggcctatcacccctcctacccagaCAGGAGGAAAGCCTACTCTCCAgcaacggttaggcctggctcaaggcccctttccgcccttcaggggcacagggtatgactcagaggaagaggaagatagGCAAGCCCCCAAAAGGGAACCTTGCAACACACCTAAGCGGAgtctcagctccctcaccccctttgatgcagggtccagtgtaaagcaacccaagatggaactCCCCAACCCCTACAAGGGCAATACCAG ggaccaatttgatgatgaagagcagatggtcgtgtggatactctaccacatgacagacaaagtAGCCAATTGGGCGCTCCCCCTTATTGGAaacatcatcaagggagagGGTAACCCTCCATCCACCATCCTGGCCctaacagccaaattcaaggaagcatTTGCCAATCCCAACGCTAAAAGGGCCGCCGCCAGAAAGATTGCCGCGCTGACTCAGACATCCACCACGTCCAAGTAT tttacgcgcggtcttcactggaaggtgaaggaactcctgtctaCCAAAGACAATATTCCCAACAATGAccttgaggctatatttgccgccttggtcaaaattgacaacactcgttgggaaaacaaggaaaaccgccccaaaaaggcaccTGTCAAGCCctcggccaccgtggccacttccactaccaccactaggTCCcctatccaaggaccccaactatgtcaccccagaagaaagggaccgccgccgcgcatcagGGCTATGTGTCAAGTGCAGACAGAAGGGACACGggatcaagcagtgccccaatggctggaaagccacaatcagGAGGCCGCCAAGATAGGAGAAGTTGTGGAAttggaaaaagagtaa
- a CDS encoding Retrotransposable element Tf2 protein, with the protein MPLVVEATPRPLPKTKPIGTVSGPSFWPEQPKGLPAFAQPAPQQALPLQVPSPPLSLRLQSPIGAPAPPPPAPVAAYPAPVKVDHPDAYTGKIGSKAKQWLTQMLAWTWLNSRMFPTDQEVLSFLLMNMKDSAGAWAHPHLDQLGSHWAIIQMVKGFKLEFLAAFSNPDTTRAAKQKITTLTQSGTCMDYITKFRTLAMELDWNNAALRGQFACGLHWEVSCQIATRKHCPCTLLELQNAALVIDNALCKERASHPPRDSKPSKGSNPTRGTSTSQSTAGLKKLSNNPNLCWKRRGIAAALQAPASNAAKWAISLQNAAQAGKLPLSKTKGRLKKLPKLAKTPSTNWEKKKQAETLEVLIDSGTTSSFLHPCTAEALCLPLIDLPSPCTVTMLDGSSPQAGKIWKKANLTFSFDGKSMTKTFLICSTGSHAAILGLKWLDAHNPEINWNAQTLSFPHTPPEHVAIAKEEEADKNPLEGVPSKYHPYAKVFGEEEFNKLPPHRHYDIGIELMEEGPLNSPLYSMTNAKSATLKDWLRDELKAGKICPSKSSISSPVMFVPKKDGSCHLVVDYHCLNNWTKKNVYLLPRPNDLMAQLCSAKVFTKLDLQ; encoded by the exons ATGCCCCtggttgtggaagcaacgccacgccccctaccaaaaaccaagcctattggaaCAGTTAGTGGGCCTTCCTTCTGGCCTGAACAACCAAAGGGGCTTCCTGCCTTTGCCCAGCCAGCACCACAACAAGCACTACCCctgcaagtcccatctccccctctatctctgcgtctccaatccccaattggagcccctgcccctcctccaccagcTCCAGTTGCTGCCTATCCTGCCccagtcaaagtagaccacccagatgcctatacaggcaagattgggagcaaagccaaacaatggctcacacagatgctggcctggacctggCTTAATTCACGCATGTTCCCTACTGACCAGGAGGTcttatccttcctcctgatgaacatgaaggattctgccggggcctgggcccacccacaccttgaccagcttggttCACACTGGGCCATCATTCAAATGGTCAAGGGGTTCAAATTGGAGTTTCTGGCAGCATTCAGCAACCCTGACACCACAAGGGCTGCCAAGCAGAAGATCACCACCCTTACCCAGTCTGGCACATGCATGgactacatcacaaagttcagaaccctagccatggaactggactggaacaacgcagCCCTCAGGGGTCAGTTTGCCTgtggcctccattgggaggtcagttgtcaaattgccacccgcaaacattgcccctgcacccttcttgagctgcaaaatgcagcacttgtcattgacaacgctctctgcaaagagcgtgctagccatccACCAAGGGATAGTAAGCCTAGCAAAGGATCCAACCCCActagggggacaagtaccagccaaTCAACTGCCGGGTTAAAaaaactctccaacaaccccaacttgtgttggaagaggagAGGAATTGCTGCTGCGCTGCAGGCacctgcatcaaatgcggcaaaatgggccataagtttgcagaatgctgCACAGGCTGGAAAGCTACCCCTATCAAAGACAAAGGGAAGGCTAAAGAAACTGCCAAAactggcaaagactccaagtaccaattgggaaaaga agaaacaagcagaaaccttagaagtcctgatagattcaggcacCACTTCATCATTCCTCCACCCCTGCACTGCTGAGGCACTATGCCTCCCActaatagacctcccttCACCCTGTACTGTcaccatgcttgatgggtcaagcccccaggcaggtaaaatctggaaaaaggctaacctaaccttTTCCTTTGACGGCAAGtcaatgaccaagaccttcctcataTGCAgtacagggtctcatgcgGCCATCTTAGGactgaaatggttggacgcTCATAATCCAGAGATCAATTGGAATGCACAAACcctttcctttccccatacaccaccagaacacgtggctattgccaaagaggaggaagctgacaaaaacccccttgaaggagtaccctccaaataccacccctacgctaaggtatttggagaagaagaattcaataagcttccacCCCATAGGCATTATGATATAGGCATTGAACTCATGGAAGAAGGGCCCCTCAACTCCCCCTTAtatagcatgaccaatgccaaatctgccacactcaaggattggctcagggatgaactcaaggcagggaAAATTtgtcccagcaaatcatccatcagttcccctgtcatgtttgttcccaaaaaggatggttcttGCCACTTAGTAGTTGACTACCATTGCCTTAACAATTGGACCAAGAAAAATGTTTACCTGCTACCCCGCCCcaatgacctcatggcccagctctgcagcgccaaggtctttaccaAATTGGACTTACAATGA
- a CDS encoding Retrotransposable element Tf2 protein: MSKSFSGAKANYDTHNKELLAIIKALEEWRIFLEATDRPIQKARALAIFLSNFNFEIHIAQESKPEIMLPAEVFANTNPRKTEGRPSLEPIIQFLSEDADNAPLSICKAYRDYNWRKIYSDSEILKERLLREFHDSPYRASWTTKNLELLSCNYWWPGMKSSAKEWVECCPTCQANCRAHAPVIALKPLEVPPFPFHTISYDFITGFPKSSGHTQSWW, from the exons ATGTCTAAATCTTTCTCCGGCGCCAAggctaattatgacacccacaataaggagctcctggccatAATAAAGGcattagaggaatggcggattttcctagaggcaacggacagaccaatccag AAGGCACGCGCGCTGGCgatcttcctgagcaacttcaactttgagatacatattgcccaggaaagca AACCAGAAATCATGCTCCcagcagaggtctttgccaacac aaatccaAGGAAAACTGAAGGAAGACCCTCCCTGGAAcctatcatccagttcctgtCAGAAGACGCAGACAACGCACCCCTGTCCATCTGCAAGGCGTATAGGGATTACAATTGGAGGAAGATCTACTCtg ACTCGGAAATCCTGAAAGAACGCTTGCTCAGAGAATtccatgattcaccctacaGGGCATCCTGGACAACAAAGAACCTGGAGCTCCTGAGttgcaactactggtggccagggatgaagtcatctgccaaagaatgggtggaatgttgtcctacctgccaagccaattgcCGCGCCCATGCCCCTGTCATTGCCCTGAagcccttagaagttccccccttcccgttccacacaatatcctatgacttc
- a CDS encoding Retrotransposable element Tf2 protein, giving the protein MPFGLTNAPAAFQHFMNDLFRDLIDVNVVIYLDNILIFSDKLEEHPNHVREVLSRLMRNQLFCKLSKCHFHVTTVDYLGIVISPAGFSMDQKKVKAVTSWPTPRTVKQVQAF; this is encoded by the coding sequence atgccatttggtctcacaaatgcccctgccgctttccaacatttcatgaacgatTTGTTCAGGGACCTAATAGACGTAAATGTAGTAATCTACCTGGacaacatcctgatcttctcagacaAACTGGAAGAACATCCAAACCACGTGAGAGAAGTCCTGTCCCGCCTAATGAggaaccaactgttctgcaagttgtctaaatgccacttccatgttacCACAGTAGACTATCTAGGCATTGTAATCTCCCCTGCTGGattttccatggatcagaagaaagtcaaggctgtcacgtcatggcccaCCCCCAGGAcagtcaaacaagtccaggccttttag